Part of the Hevea brasiliensis isolate MT/VB/25A 57/8 chromosome 16, ASM3005281v1, whole genome shotgun sequence genome is shown below.
GCAAGTGAGTGgataaatatataacattattattttattaaatgtaaattatttatattattatttttaagtatGAAAATGGGAACAAAAAATGttaattttatgttttatttttgacTAGAATGAGATTTATAATTACAGCTGAATAAATTGCCAAATACACTCAATATATACACCGAATAGATAACACCTTAATAAAATGTGAATTACTTTAAACTCAAATGATATTTATACTGTCTTTGGGAAAGCACTTGATATACACATAGCTTTTGGGGCGTATATCAAGTGGTAGCCCTTTGGGGGTAGCTCTGCACATGTGTATGACCACCAATTTTATTGCTCTTGGGTTATTATTGTGTCATTATAGAGCCCAAGATACCAGCATTGCTCTCAGGCTATTAAAGTTTATTATTGCTCCTGAGATGCTAGCATTATTTATAAAAAGCATATTGTGAGTGTATGAGGATATTGCAGATTTtatgatttaatatatttattccaGAAATATTATTACAACATGAATTTTATTTCAACTCAGCTACATGATTTggattaaatgatatttattcagTTGACCTATTATAATATAGCAGAATTGGTACTAATAAGTACCAAAACCTTATCTGTTTccctttattatttatttattcgcTCACTGGGTAGTTGTACTcaccctctctttttttttcaatatttcatATTTCTTTTGCTAACTCCACAACTAGTAGCCTCTTTTTTAGTGTTTTCCTCTCATCCACTTCACCAACTCCAGAGTCTAGTGGAGGTCGGGCCAATATGTTGTTTTTGGatatttcttttgttttaatttattgtatataagtaaaGAGAGTTAAGAGATCTAAtctgtaaatattttattttgatccTTACGAAGAGGATTCATGTACATTTGAGTAACTATTGTTGTTTAATGGGCACAGagctatattatatatattagatGTATTTCAACAGGTTCTATGGTTTCTTTTAGCTATAAATTTAGGGGAAACTTCGTCAGTTTTCCAAGTTATACTAGTCTCTATAGGTTAGGGACGGTGTGATACCATGTGTGCGTGTTTCTTCGAAAGAAAAAAGTAAATATTGAGGGGTGAGACTTGATTTCCGGTGTGGTCTAATGATTTATTGAGGTCCGCGAGTTAGTGAACGTACCTATTAGGGtcgagccttttttttttttcgaaaaaaaaattaaaaattagaaaaaatataaaatatcttatatacttgtataaatattttaataataaatagaaaaaaaaattaatttggacaTCTTTTTTAACTAATGGAGTTTAATTGAGAAAAAGTTGTTTGATAACAATATTTTAGTCCAAAAAATGTTatgtaaattttgtgaaatttattttaaattccaCTAATTTTGATAGAAATTGATTTTAGTTATAACCAGTTCTTAGAATTGAATTCTAttttttgaaaaagaaaaaaaaatcaaacacgcaaaatatgaaaattcaattgaattccacaaattttttttttttttgtggaatTGAACTAAACAAGCTCCTTTTAGTTTCCAGGGGAAGGTCTGACAGTTTTGGCCATCTACCATCTCCCTCTCTCTTTCATTTTAGTTTTTTTAGCTATTTCCTTTTGTTTCTTGtgtttttgtttcaattttatgTTTTGTAGTTTAGTTCTCTTCCTTGGATGGAGACTTTGTTGTGTTGTGTTGATGAGATGCATATAAGATCTTATGCTAGATTTTTCAAAGATCCGAGATGGTTGAAGTAACTCTTCCTAAGCTTGGCCCATTGGCTGGTACTCTCAAAGGACATGTGACCGTTTTGGGTAGATGGGAGTGAGATGCCGTAGCTCTGCCATGCTTGTTCTTGATTCATTCGGCGTCTCTTTATTTTGTTGCTCCCTTGACCGAAGCTGCTCCTTGCCCGGATGACTGCTTTGGGTGTCTTTGCGTTTGGTTGCATTTCTTCATGTTGAGAGGCTGCATGCAGTTTAATGGTGATTGTGATCCCAGCAGCTTGTGTGTAGATGAGAGATCCGTGGTTTCTTTACTACTTGGCAATCTATTTTGAGGCGACATGGTTTGGCTTCACAGATGGGTTACCCGGTGGAAAGGACGGGTCTATTAAAGCAGGGTCTTGTGCATGATTATCTGTCAGTTATGCCTTTAGCTTCCTTTTGTCAAGACCTGGATTTGGTAGAGTAGTTAGGACTTTGGCTAAAAGGGGCTCTTGAGCCTAGAGTTTTACCATTGTACCTTTGTTCTTCTGTTTATAAATGTATGAATGAATGATTTGCAATGTTGAAAAAAAAATACATGTCCCTCATAAGAGATGAGTTTCAACTCGACGAGCAGCCAGCAAGCAGTAGAGTCAAGGATAACGGCATACTGTTTTTCTAAACACGTCATGGATATTCTCAGAGGGAAAAAAAATGCAAGTTTTGATTTTTCGTCAGATTGCCAAACAAGTGAGTGAGAGCAAGAGAGAGAACCCTCAATCCAACCCCTTTCCACCTGTCCGCGGCCACCCCCCGCCGGATATACCATCCATTCTTTTCCCTGACCCAAGACAAACTAGAAAAGCTCCCTCTTCCGATTATCTAAGACGTCATTACAGCCGAAAAGCACCTCAGACGCCTCGTCAGACGATGGTAATGTAACTAGGATTTAAAATGATGGGAGACCTTAGCCAATAACAAACGGACACAATTTATTAACGATCAAATGGCTCAAGCAATTCATTATTCATGTACAAACCAACCTAAAATATCATAACataataataaaatcaaatatatatatatatatatatatatatatatatatatatatatatttcaaatcggAATGTGATACAGATCATTTTAGGGGGAATGATCACTTAATTGCTGGTTTGGTTGATGATGAAGAAGATGCCCCTTTCACAACAGTAACTGGACATGAAGCATTTGTAACCACATAGTTGCTAACACTCCCAAGTAACACCCTGCCAAATCACAAGTCACCGGTCGGATAATCTATATATGGATGCTAATTAAGTTTGATCAGAAACAGGTCATCCACTTCAAAATCAAATagtaaaagcaaaaaaaaaaaaaagcacttccctCAAGAATGAGTCACCAATTTAGAACAGAAAGCCTTTCATCTAAATTGAGAAAAATAGCTCATGGGTGGTAGGCCAAAGCTGGAGGAAATGGCCAACAGTATATTTTTCCAGGATTAATGAAAATCAGTGTTCTAAAACTCGTCTGCTAATCGATTAAACCAGCCAAATAAAATTTGTTGGATATATTAATCCTGTTTCTAATTTAATTGCTTCGGCCGATCAATTCGGTCCTGTTCTTAAAACGTAAGTGAAAATAAGATGGGAAttattaaggaagaagaagaagaagaagaatcagAATACCTTTTGATACGGCCTAAACCCCTGCTTCCAATGACAATAGAATCAAGCTTGAGATCATCCACAGCATCACACAGCTTCTCCCTTGGATCTCCCCAGTAAACCTTTGCCACCACCTTGGCCTGCTTCACTACACCACTTTCATACATGCagtaaagggaaaaaaaaaagatcacAGAGGGAGAAAAGGATGACATCATAACTTACCCCTTTGGTGTTGGAGACTGTATCAAGAATATTAAGAACCTCAGGATCATGACTGAGTCCATACTGCTTTGAATAATTGATCTCCCTGAATTCCTCAAGAGGAACCAAAGCTGAAAATTTAACAAGACAATTAATTAAGGAA
Proteins encoded:
- the LOC110637168 gene encoding universal stress protein PHOS32: MGKARTVGIGMDYSPTSKAALRWVAENLIDPGDRIILIQVQPPKADHTRKQLFEATGSPLVPLEEFREINYSKQYGLSHDPEVLNILDTVSNTKGAKVVAKVYWGDPREKLCDAVDDLKLDSIVIGSRGLGRIKRVLLGSVSNYVVTNASCPVTVVKGASSSSSTKPAIK